The sequence CCAAGAACGTCGAACCATCGTAAGACCAGGAGTCGACCAGGAGCTGGATAAAATGAAAGAAATGTATAATGGCATGGAATCGTTGCTTAGCGATGTTGCAGTCACCATTGCAGCTACCCTTCCAGAAGAATTGAGCAACGAATTGAATGTGATATACTTTCCTCAACTTGGCTTTAATATTGCTATCCCGCTCGACGAACAGGGTAGACCAGTGTATGATGGGGGGGATGAGGAATGGGCGCAGGTTTTCACTACCGAAAATCGGGCATATTTCAAAGATTTCCGCATGCACGAGATGGACGAGAGATTGGGCGATATGTATGGGAATATTTGTGGTATGCCCTCTATGTATCCGAAAATGTGGTTATGTTGATCTAATCTTTGACAATGCATAGCGAAAGAGATTGAAATCGTCTACGACCTTGCCCAAAGCATTCTGGGCTATGAGGAGATATTAGTTGAAGCATCAGACGTATGCGGAGAGATTGACAGGTATGTGCTTAGGGTTTACATATTTCGGGGTATTTATTGGAAATAAAATCTTATCTGGATCTAGCCTGTTAGCGCTTGCCCACGGGGCCGATTTGTACAAACTTGTGCGACCACAAATGACAGATGAAAACGTTGTCATTATAAAAGGGGGACGGTAACAAAATCATCCCAAAAGAGACAACAAGACGTGCTCACCCGCCGCAGACACATCCTCCACGAAGCCACCGTATCTTCCTATGTCCCCAACGACACGTTTCTTGTCGGTGGAAAGGGAACTGAGCGATATCAGTCTCCCACGGATGACCCTAAATACTCCGGAGACTCTCAAGCCTCAGACTGTACGGGACCAAGTATGCTTCTGCTTACGGGCCCAAATTACTCGGGAAAAAGTGTATATCTAAAACAGGTATAGAGAAGGATCTGATGTGACTTTCAAGCATAGGTAACTGACTAGACTAAGGTGGCGCTCATTATCTACATGGCCCATATAGGGAGGTATGTCATTGCACTCCGAAACACCGCTTGAAAGGCTAATGTTCTTATAAGCTTTGTTCCCGCGAAGACTGCAACAATTGGGGTTACTGATAAGATCTTAACTCGAATCACATCTCGGGAGACTGTTTCAAAGGTAGGAAGGACATTACCCTCTAATCTGTGAGTGTCTCAACTTTAACATCAAACAGACTCAAAGTACATTCGCAATTGATTTGCAGCAGATCTCGTTCGCAGTAGCAAACTCGACCAACCGAAGCCTGATAATTATAGACGAATTTGGAAAGGGCACGGAATCAGCGGGTGAGTCCTGGCCGTTCCACATTGTTTCTTAACCCTGACGCACATATACTGTAGATGGTGTAGGACTGGCTTGCGCATTGTTCGAATACTTTCTAGATCTAGGAGACGAGCGTCCCAAGGTAATAGGTGCGACACATTTTCACGAAATACTTGAGAATGAGTTCCTACCTCAAAGACCAGAACTCCAGCTTGGACACATGGAAGTCCAAGTGGATCCGGCTGCTTCGGAGCTACAAGATCAGATCACGTATTTATATAAGTTTGTATCAATGGTTACATGGCAAACCGGGCTCAAAACATGCTGACCAAAGAATTAGCTTCCGATTCGGGCGCAGCAGCGAGAGCTTTGGAACCATGTATGCATTCAATTCCTCTATTTCTGTTTCCCGATGCTCATATGCATAGCTGTGCTGCGATGAATGGTATAGACCTAGCAATCGTTTCACGGGCGAATGAAATTGGAGACCTATCGCGCCGTGAGGAGGACCTTGTTGCTGCGTGTGCAAAGATGACAAATGCAGAAATAAACGAGCTTGAGGTTGCTGTAAGTGTTGATCAAGGTTTTGAGTACATCCAGGGACTTAAAAGGGACATCGAATGAGCAAAAAGCTAAAAGTCCTGCCCAGGAAAATATCGCAAGAAACTTTCTCCAAGCCAACTTTTCCAGGCCATTGTCCAATATTAGACAATGCAGCCAATCTGACACTGTCACTTCTATCCTCGACGGTATTGTCGGGAATATAAGTGATGCGGACACGAGCAGAGGCGGCGGAGAGACTTTTCAGGCTGGAAGTTCTTCGGATACATCTGTGGAAGAGGTCTATTGAGAATTTAATAACTAGTTACTCGATTATGTGGTATGTAGTTATGTAACGCATCATGTTCGAGCGGCTCAAAAACTTGGTACTTCATCTTCATGAGAAAATCATACCACGGATCCTAACCGTGATGAACCAAGAAGTCTCCAAGCGTATCGTCATATACATTTAAGTATAGAGTATTCTTACAATTTAACACTCTTGACCAGATTCTTCTTAATACCTGTCAACTCTCCTCCATATCCACCAGCACCTTCTCCTCCCTTATACACGGGCCGTATGCTGCCcagttttttcttcttctcctcaaactttttcctcttctttaCACGGGGATTGCGAACATCCTTATTCCTCTTCGGAGCTAATCctttattcttttcaatggCGTATGTGATGGCTCGCTTTCCGTCAGGGCCAATTTCTTCTTGGACCTCGACGTGACCACCTTCCCGAGTAGCTTCAATATATGCTTCGGCGagtttcttcttgttctcctTTTTCTGCTTATTACGAGCAGCAACGAAATCGTAATAGTCGTCACTATCAGAACCCATTTCTCCTCTGATCTTCTTAGCGGCTCTGTAATCGTCTTCATCACTGTCACCACCAAGCCGCTCAAGCTCGTTGGCTTGCTGATGGCCTCGTTTCTCCGCGTTTCTATTTAGACGAGCCTGCCGGTCCTTCAGGCGCTCACGATACGGTAGATCTGCGTCGCCACCAGCATCACGTCCTGCAGCATCTCGTTTATTCGCCTTTTGCGCAATCTGAGATGTATAGAAACGTAAtgacttctttttcttcgctTTTTCTGCAGCTTCGTAGGCAGTAAGCCCAATTTCGTCACCAAAATCCGAATCATCATCAGGGGCGGATGAGACCATGTCTCGCTTCGATATATGTTTTTGCAGCTTATAAGGTTCTAAATGCCTGGAAAGCTCTTCCAGACTCGCTTCAGTCTGGCGTATTCTTTCCGCTCGTCGTAATTCAGATTCCATTTGAGCCTTGTCAGAGACCTTTTGTGCTTTTGTTTTCCGTATTCTCTTGGGTGTTTCTTCGACAATCTTGTCGTTTGTTTTGGACACGGGCTTAACAATGTTTTCCGGTATTTCACACACCGTAATGTTGGAGAATTCCGGTTCTTGTATATTTTGCACCTCTTCCCACTCCCTCCGACATTTAAGTAGAGTTTCCATAATCGGGTGTTCTCTAAGCTGGGCTGGTGCCATTGCAAGGCAACGTTGTTCAACGTCCCGAGCAGGGGATACTAGAAGCACAAAATACATGCTGATAGCTCCGAGATACGCTGAGAGGACACGCCATTTTATCAGCAGAGCCGAGATATCATTATCAGTACTGGCTGCCCTCTGTTTGAGAGCTTCAGAAAGCTCCTGGTGCAATTGTTGTAGTACAAGAAACTCTTTCGATAGCGGCTCGAACTCGGGGTATCTCTGTTTCAATAAGTTCAAACGGTCTCCGATGCTCATATCATCAGATATCTGCAATTCTGGTAGAACCTCTGTGATGGTGTCTCCGCTGGGTGCCTGCTGTCTATCTTCCTCGTTTGGCTGTGGCGTCGCCCAGCCGGCTTCATCAAGCCAAAAATCCGCCTCATTCATGGACTGTAACTTCTTTTGCTGAAGCCTCTTAGCTTCTGCCTCTTCCTCCAAGGCATCTCCCTCGGTTTCAATAATATCTGCGTCGTAGTAGTCTTTCTTCGAAGACCCCCACCCTCCTACCTCCTCGTCTTCGTCTTGAGCAGCCTGCGCATCTTCCGAGATTGGAGGGCTCGCAGACTCGCGTCCTCGTCGCCTTAAGCTTTTCCCTGGCGGGGAGGGCTCTGCGTATTCCTCCTCGACTATTGATCCATCTTCATAATCATCCTCGTCGTTGGACGATCGGTAGGCATGGATTTCTTCATCGGACAGCTGGAGAAGTTCCTCTTGAAAGTTACAAATTAGTATCGGCCCAACAACAATTTGGAGTATCTGACATACCATCCTCTGCCAATTTCCGTCTCCGTTTGGCCTCTGGAGCTTCATCAAGCAAAATGCGATCCCTTCCGGCCTGAAATTCGTCGGCGGAGTCGGTGAATTGCTCGTCGAGATCAAACCGCGAGTTCTCGCGGTATGCAGCATCTTTTGAAGCAGCTTGACCAGAAGATGCTCTagactttctctttttaccCATGATGTGAGAATCCAACCGCGAATACTCCGCACGCAGGCCTCCAACTATATGCAGTGCGGACTTTTTCAGCGCTTGAGTTCATCAAAAAAAATTAAGTGTAATGACAATACAGGTGGTATAGACTTCAGCCAACCATAGCATGGTTTTGTGACTGTGCCGTGTAATATTGCATGTGACGCGGCGTGCGATCTGACTAAACCGCTTTAGGAAAGACCAATACTGTCATGTCGCCCCGGCCTTCGTAGCAAGTCGGCCGTCCGGACCGGGACAGCGTTTTCTGCTACCACACCCCCTGTCGAGCTCGCTGAGAAGAGAGAGTTTCGTTGCCTGAGCCGGAACAGAGCCCTTATGCTTGCAGGCAGAAAAATTAGCTGTCAATTCTTCTTGGTAGTTTGAGATTCAGGTGGAATAACCCATAGTTATTGCACCCTGCACGAAGCTGTGCGCAAAGGGGAGAGCACGCGGCTTTGCCTGCCGTTTGATACCCTCGAGATAGAGAAAGTGCTCTCGGTTCCGGggtctctttctcttctcgaTGCTGTCTTGCTATATCTATTCATCTACGTACGATCTTTATTTCTCAAATGTTTCCCTTCAAGGAGACTCTCTCGAATTTTGAGCTAGGAGTCGGTTTCGCTCTTTTCATCCTATTTGTATATCTATCCGCAATCATGTTAGGCTTCGCCACGACAAACCACTTTGTGGTCCATGAAAAGGTATGTCGATCTTCTTTTGAAGTTGACATATTTTTTACTCATTGCTGACGGAACTCGCAGACCGTGGTGATTACGGGTGGGTCAGAAGGGATGGGCAAGAGTGTTGCCATAGATCTATCCCGCAAAGGTGCACATGTTGTGATTGTTTCTCGGACCGTAGAGAAGCTCGAGTCCGCTCTCGAGGAGATAAAGGTATGAGAGTTGATTTTGTCGAGTGGGCATAAATTCAGTGCTCACTCCCCAGTGTAGGCTGCTGCATTCAACTCAACTAGCCAGAGATTTCACTACATCAGCGCGGACTTGAGAGACGCAGATGAAGCTGACCGAGTGCTTACGGAAGTGACCGCCTGGAACAATGGCATACCTCCCGACGTTGTATGGTGCTGTGCTGGTCAATCTTTACCTGGCTACTTTATCAATACTTCCACGCAAACCCTAAGGGATCAAATGGATACAATCTATTGGACTGCAGCTTTTACTGCTCACGCGACTCTGAGAAAATGGCTTGTCCCAATTGCACCTGGTCAAAATACCAAGCCCCGCCGCCGACATCTTATTTTTACGGCCTCTGCAGCCGTTTTTGTTCCTCTAACTGGGTACGCACCATATACTCCTGCCAAAGCTGCAATGCGTGCCCTCTCCGATACCTTGGTCCAGGAGGTCGAGGTCTATAATGGATCAAGGAGCAATCCGCGAAATGTCGCCCCGGCAGCAGATGTGAAAGTCCACATCATTTACCCAATGGGCATCCTTTCCCCTGGCTTCACCTATGAGCAACAGGTGAAGCCCGAACTGACGAAATTACTGGAGGAAGCCGACAAGCCCCAGACCCCCGAAGAGGTGGCGAGAGTAGCCATTAAAGGGCTCGAAAGGGGTGAATATATGATCACAACAATGCTCACTGCAACTCTTATGAAGGCGAGTGCCATGGGAGCCAGCCCGCGCAACTATTGCCTTCGTGATACTATTACGAGCTGGATTAGCAGTCTCGCCTTCCTCTATGTCATTCCGGACTTGACTTCAAAAGCATGGAAATGGGGGCGAAGATATGGCGTTCCGGAAAAGAATGAACGCTATCGGAGCTAAGAACGCTTACCTAGGAACGCTGGCGTTTGCGTCATGGTCATGTGTATGACATGCCCtttgtactgtacatacatacaacaCACACCTAGATACCACCTCACGCATAAATGAGTTGGTAGTCGACTTAGCCTAAAGTTATCGAATACTTATACTTTACCTGATTAAGAGACAACATAGCAAAGTACAACCATGCATATATATCTCCATGTCACATCTTTTGTCGCGGAGAAAAATCCCTGCAATTGCAAGCTGGTGGGAGGTTGCGCCGCCATTTCCCAAAGCGGCAGGGGGAACGCAACCTCGCAGGTTGCGACAGCACTCCCATCCGTCTCGGGGATGAAAGACGTCGGTCTTCTCCATCACAGCCCACATTTAGCCCAGAGAAGTATAGAAATCCGATCACGGAAGTTTCATCGTCAGAATGAAGCTGCTCATTGCCATTTGTCTTGTCGTTGCTTTTGCTTCCGGCCATGAGCCCCGTGTGAGAGGGCAGTATGACCCCGCCATGATTGTGGTCGGCGTTCAGATGGCTTCGCTCAAGCCAGCCATTACCTGCTGGAATACTCTCAACTGCTCGATCGGACAACTCGAGTCAATGAAAATCAGAGACCGTATAGAATTCGTGCAGTTCATGGCTAGGTCGAAATTGAGTTTTCTTGAAGCTTCCAACCAATTCCGCGCCGTTGAAGGGACGATGGATTTCTTTGTTCGAAAAGGCATAGCAAACCGGGGGACTTGGATGTCTTACATCAACGCCGCTGTTGTTGAAGCCATCCAGCGGGGTGCAGCGATCGCGTTGGGTGAATCCGACAATACAGGCGGCAACCCGGCCACGTTAAAGTGGGCAGATTATTTTGATCAGCGTAAATTGGGAAGATTTATGAATCGTGATGTAAGTATTTGGATCCTGTCCTCTACTTGAcaatgtgttgttgttgttgctaACAAGCAGTTGTGTCAGGCACACGACCGTGCATGGGCCGTCGCGGAACAAACGGCCGTGGAATATGGTATTCGACTTGCAAACTCCAAGCCGGATATCGAGACACCAACTACGAGGGAGAGACGATGGCAGCAGTTCACAAAAATTTATCGGATGGTGATGCAATACCGTCGGACTCTCCTCTGGCTCATTAAAATGTGCGTTGTCTGTCTACATATCGTGTCCGAAGTGGATTTGTGAACGGGGAATATGGAAGACAAACTCTAATTATCCGCTGCAGGGCTTTCAATTTTACTACTCCGGGCTTACCAATGGCTTCGGAAGCTTTCTTAGACTGGTTCACAGATGTTACGGATGCGACGTCAACCGGATTCCTGGCGGAGATTGCTTGGACGCTGTGCGCATTAGGTCTATCTTGGGATGGTGAGGACCCTATTAAGGATTTGGAGGTCATACTCGGAATGGTCACCGAGTTCTGGGAAGCGTTTCCAACAAGCAGGCATCTTGATAATTGATCCGGGCATACTCCGTTCGGATTAATACAGTTCCCAAAGGCTCTCGTGAActtttcaattttttttctttattttttctttatGTTTTTTTCGTGGACTCGTTAAccgctaactagttaatgaCTGAACTAAGGTTTCGGGTCGGAATAACATGGCTTGTTACCTCCCGATCCAATCTTTATTTAAGTACTCACGCTGAAGCCCAGGGCACACAACTCGTTTATGATGACGCAATAACCATGAAAGATTAAAGATACACCGTCCTTGCACGCTATGCCTTAAAGGCATAAAAATTGCCTTTCGCATCTCAATCACTGatgtctacggagtactagAGTTAATAATATTGTGAAATATGGATCATTAAGGACACATTCTGTACTTGAGAGTTCGGCATTTATGTCTTGTTTGCCCAACAGTTCTTCCCACCTGTGATCACAATGGGTGCTTTATTTTCGATTCCGATGCTGTCTTTTTTGCTAGTTCCAGCTATGTCCTCGTATGGTACGAGTTTGAATCTCTTATTCTTCTACATAACTTGGACAACCTTGGTGCTTTCGCATTCACCACTGAAGGTTGAGATTGTGGGAACCATTGCAGTCCGGTTACTGTTTTATTTGATACCATCAttgatcttcttcctttttgaTGTGCTCGTTCCTTCCGCTGCAGTGATATTGAAAGCACACGGATCGCATGGTCTACCGtcgggaaagaaaaggaaaagcggGAAAAAGGAGGCCAAGGTAGCGGCGTGTGCGGTGTTTAATTTGCTGCTGGGATTGCTGGTGCAAGCATCCATCGAGGTCTGTTTGACGAAGGGATTAAAGATGAAAAGTGCGATAAAAGTTTCCACGCGATTGCCATTGCCTTGGGAGATTTTGACAGACCTCTTACGTGGTCTGTTTGGTCGCGAGGTATGCACCTTGCGGAGCGCTTGCACATGATGCCTAAGACGGGGCGCATGATTGCAAAAATTGCATTGGCAATAGCTTACGGTTTAttagcttcttgaatatataaTACATCGCTATATTTTGCACTCATCGACTCTCCGTGTCGCCAAAAACCATGATACATGGTACCATGCGCTGCATACACCTTACCCTCTAACCGCTCATTACGACCATCCGATCCCATACCTTCTTCTAAGATTCCTTCCGATGTTTCTCCCGGCGGCCATCTTCCGTTTTCATTTACTGTCCTTTATCCTATATCTTTCGTTGATCTCCTTGGAAGAGACGTTTGCATACTCTGGATACAAGGCCATGCCTACAAGTTTCTTTATCGGAGGAATCGCGAAACGGGTCGAGATGCACCTGACGAATAGTGGTAATGGAAACTACTCACCATGGGGAATTATGGACTGGATTTTTGGAAGCTCGATCGGTGATAGCGTTGCCGATGACAGCCTCGAGGATACGGAGGAGCTTGATGTTGATGAGCTGGCAGAGAAACTTATGGAGAGATCAAGGAAGAGACGAAGAGGTCTAAAGAGGCAGTCGAGAAAGAGGACTGACTCCTAAGGTCTGCTAGTATTTTGGGTGGATGCTTCCGGATATTTATGGTGATGTATATCTCTGTGGAATTGTGAAATATTAGTCATTCTGTAGGTGGGAAGGGTTAGATATCCAATATGGGAAAAGGCGTCGCGTCGGTCGGTTCGATGAGTTCAGCACTAAAGTATGCTATGTTTTCAAGATGGAGCTGCGCGGCAATTCGAAAGCGCATGCATGGCACACCGGTCTGAAGGTGAATATTTGTATTGCAATTTTCGAGGTTACTATTTGCTTTCTGCAATAGAAGGTGTTTCGAAGTAAAAATCACCTATGGCAATTGCATAAGTGTACATATGTTTAATGACGTTTTGCAAATTTCCCTCTCTCGCATACAAACAGAAAAAGGACATTAAACCGTAGCTCCTCAACCCGCATCTACCATTTCATTTCATGAGGCTTGTCACCTGTCCGCAGGCTGAAAGTGGAGGCAAGGTAACTGCCGAGGAATGGCTCTTTCTTGATGGTGGCCAAAAGAGCCTGATCTATGGCCTTCTGGTCGGCGGCGCGTGCGCTGGCgaccttcttcttctgttccCAAGGATGAAATATTAGCTTCCACTTTCCACGTAATGAACCCCATTTCATTTTACCAATAGATCTCTGTCATAAGGGCCACTATAACTTCACATACCTCTGGCTTCTCTCCctgcttgaagaaagctTCTTCACCCTTCTTCTGCTCGGCCTTCTCGCGAGTGAAGTACTCGGGCTGCGAAACCTTTTCCAACGTTTTCTGGTCCACACCGTTCAAGTCGACAGTCGAGCTGGTGGCGATGACATATCTGGCGTTTACTCGTCGGAGAGGAACACCGTTAAGCTTGAAGGGACCGGTAACAAGGAGGACACCCTGGCCAAGGTGCTTGAGCAGGATAACACGCTTTCCACGGAAACGGCCAGcgaggaggatgaggatggtTCCCGGCTGGAGGCTCGGGCGGAGCTTGGTAGGATGGGCAGTCTTGCGAGCCTGAGTCAAGTCAAAGACATATTGTTAGTCTCGTTCTATTAAATTTTCGTGAATGGCAATTCCACCGCTCTGTGTGCGTGCGACCGATCGAGTGCGAGATTCATCGTAGGCGCGTCGTTCGTTCGATTTATCGAAATTCGAGGTGGTCCGGAGACCCGGCACACCGTCGCACGCACACCGATCGTCGCAAAATCACGAATTGCAAGACAGCAGGAAAGAGCGTATACTGACTTTCTTCGGTTGGGGCTCATCATCCGCAGGATACCACTTCTGTGCCTTTTGGCTGGGGTGTGGGATCACTCTCTCGCCCTTTCCAAACTTCTTCGTCTGGCCAACAGACTTTGAGTCCAAAGTCGCCGACATATTGGCTGCTGTGACGAAGATTTTGGAAAAGAAATTGGAAATGTGACTGTTCCGGGTTGTCGACGGTGGGAGTTGCTGGGTTAAACAGTAGTTGACTTGGTCGCCCGGAATGCACTCTTGATGTGAGATTGATTTTGTGGGTTAGAGTGCCCTACCCATTAGCCGAATCGCGCTAGTGCGAATCTGGAGCTAGTGGCTGCGGTAGCCAATTAGCGTGCCGCATTCCGAGCTCCATCCGTCTTCCCCAAGAACCTCTGCCTCATCAgacatcatcgtcatccagAGTCCCTCGCAGATCGCCCGGTTGTGTTTGACGTACCTTGCATCCGCGCAGCTCTTTGCATAGTTATTATACCTTGTGTGTCTCCCGGCCACATAGCACCCAAGACATGTCGATATCTCCGATAATCACCTTCAAAGCAGGTATCTGCGATCTCGATGTAAGTCAAGTGCTGTTGCCATCAACCTTGGCCCCTTGTTGTCATGAGGCCTACAACGAGGAGCACAGCCCTGACGATGCAAAATTTTCATCTGGATATCGCTGACATCTACCCTTCAAGACCTCCCCTACTCCTCCTAGGGTGAAACTAAAACAAACGCCGGGTTATATTTATTTGTATTCTGAGGATGACCTTGTTCACTTTTGCTGGCGCCCCCGCTCTGCCCCTCTCGACGAGCCAGAACTCGACCTGGTGATGGTCCCCATGGATGCGACCTTTACACCTTACAAGCCTACAAGCGCTGAAAATCCCCTAAATCGTGACCGACCCACCAACGGTAGAATATATGTCCTTAAATTCTCCTCCAGCTCCCAAAGATTTCTCTTCTGGCTGCAATCGAAAAGTCAGCATGAGCATGGGAACCCAGCTTGGTTCAGTGCCAGGGACCTTAAATTAGGCCAGATCGTGAACGGACTTCTTCAGGGTGAGGAAATCGATGTTCAGGAAGCAATCGCAAGTTTGCCAAGGAACGATGACCAAGATGACGACGAGACGATGGAAGACGTTGAAGGAACGGATCACAGCCCAGACCATCACCGGTCAGGTGGGGGTGGTGCTGGACCCGGTGCCACCGGTGGTGATA is a genomic window of Coccidioides posadasii str. Silveira chromosome 3, complete sequence containing:
- the MSH5 gene encoding MutS protein msh5 (EggNog:ENOG410PF9J~COG:L~BUSCO:1273at33183), yielding MSPLSQTKRRLAGRKATRATPRPRNGRSSAAQSHGHSILPRSSQSRDSTANVSPPAISHATEATAESRQENTLSEGGGDDDLCQIIMAIDMKDRGTVGCSYYVADQKKLYIVEDIASGGMDVVETLKLDVEPTVIILSTRAERDAQEPCRNGNGETFLADDSQFRLPYHLEVRPIQEFGFERAKTKLTSLKLRQGSADIPKFLVPGNAFSHENAEDAEDVGFTSQQGELLYLAGIVDMENHVSVGCAGALIAYLQRKRSTQDFQGDSAGDQLLRIDKIEMSSLKSNMFINRDTLSSLQIIQSESHPNAFNQGPGQTSSSSKESLSIYGLFHRFARTSQGKTMLRQIFLRPTIHQSIISERHVFISTFLRVENADAVAKLTKSLKGIKNLRPVMIHLQKGISTGNARFRGFKSVVWATILEFAFHSIDIHETLKKIAGAEKLNLCAMHKLELAKLHQVGRVIHETVDLESSVQERRTIVRPGVDQELDKMKEMYNGMESLLSDVAVTIAATLPEELSNELNVIYFPQLGFNIAIPLDEQGRPVYDGGDEEWAQVFTTENRAYFKDFRMHEMDERLGDMYGNICAKEIEIVYDLAQSILGYEEILVEASDVCGEIDSLLALAHGADLYKLVRPQMTDENVVIIKGGRHILHEATVSSYVPNDTFLVGGKGTERYQSPTDDPKYSGDSQASDCTGPSMLLLTGPNYSGKSVYLKQVALIIYMAHIGSFVPAKTATIGVTDKILTRITSRETVSKTQSTFAIDLQQISFAVANSTNRSLIIIDEFGKGTESADGVGLACALFEYFLDLGDERPKVIGATHFHEILENEFLPQRPELQLGHMEVQVDPAASELQDQITYLYNFRFGRSSESFGTICAAMNGIDLAIVSRANEIGDLSRREEDLVAACAKMTNAEINELEVAENIARNFLQANFSRPLSNIRQCSQSDTVTSILDGIVGNISDADTSRGGGETFQAGSSSDTSVEEVY
- a CDS encoding uncharacterized protein (EggNog:ENOG410PG6U~COG:B~TransMembrane:1 (i275-293o)~BUSCO:9213at33183), with product MGKKRKSRASSGQAASKDAAYRENSRFDLDEQFTDSADEFQAGRDRILLDEAPEAKRRRKLAEDEELLQLSDEEIHAYRSSNDEDDYEDGSIVEEEYAEPSPPGKSLRRRGRESASPPISEDAQAAQDEDEEVGGWGSSKKDYYDADIIETEGDALEEEAEAKRLQQKKLQSMNEADFWLDEAGWATPQPNEEDRQQAPSGDTITEVLPELQISDDMSIGDRLNLLKQRYPEFEPLSKEFLVLQQLHQELSEALKQRAASTDNDISALLIKWRVLSAYLGAISMYFVLLVSPARDVEQRCLAMAPAQLREHPIMETLLKCRREWEEVQNIQEPEFSNITVCEIPENIVKPVSKTNDKIVEETPKRIRKTKAQKVSDKAQMESELRRAERIRQTEASLEELSRHLEPYKLQKHISKRDMVSSAPDDDSDFGDEIGLTAYEAAEKAKKKKSLRFYTSQIAQKANKRDAAGRDAGGDADLPYRERLKDRQARLNRNAEKRGHQQANELERLGGDSDEDDYRAAKKIRGEMGSDSDDYYDFVAARNKQKKENKKKLAEAYIEATREGGHVEVQEEIGPDGKRAITYAIEKNKGLAPKRNKDVRNPRVKKRKKFEEKKKKLGSIRPVYKGGEGAGGYGGELTGIKKNLVKSVKL
- the TSC10 gene encoding 3-dehydrosphinganine reductase (EggNog:ENOG410PIJ0~COG:Q~TransMembrane:1 (i161-179o)~BUSCO:10751at33183), translated to MLGFATTNHFVVHEKTVVITGGSEGMGKSVAIDLSRKGAHVVIVSRTVEKLESALEEIKAAAFNSTSQRFHYISADLRDADEADRVLTEVTAWNNGIPPDVVWCCAGQSLPGYFINTSTQTLRDQMDTIYWTAAFTAHATLRKWLVPIAPGQNTKPRRRHLIFTASAAVFVPLTGYAPYTPAKAAMRALSDTLVQEVEVYNGSRSNPRNVAPAADVKVHIIYPMGILSPGFTYEQQVKPELTKLLEEADKPQTPEEVARVAIKGLERGEYMITTMLTATLMKASAMGASPRNYCLRDTITSWISSLAFLYVIPDLTSKAWKWGRRYGVPEKNERYRS
- a CDS encoding uncharacterized protein (SECRETED:SignalP(1-16)~EggNog:ENOG410Q02R); the encoded protein is MKLLIAICLVVAFASGHEPRVRGQYDPAMIVVGVQMASLKPAITCWNTLNCSIGQLESMKIRDRIEFVQFMARSKLSFLEASNQFRAVEGTMDFFVRKGIANRGTWMSYINAAVVEAIQRGAAIALGESDNTGGNPATLKWADYFDQRKLGRFMNRDAHDRAWAVAEQTAVEYGIRLANSKPDIETPTTRERRWQQFTKIYRMVMQYRRTLLWLIKMAFNFTTPGLPMASEAFLDWFTDVTDATSTGFLAEIAWTLCALGLSWDGEDPIKDLEVILGMVTEFWEAFPTSRHLDN
- a CDS encoding uncharacterized protein (EggNog:ENOG410PFWJ~COG:I~TransMembrane:1 (o83-105i)), whose product is MKSAIKVSTRLPLPWEILTDLLRGLFGRELLEYIIHRYILHSSTLRVAKNHDTWYHALHTPYPLTAHYDHPIPYLLLRFLPMFLPAAIFRFHLLSFILYLSLISLEETFAYSGYKAMPTSFFIGGIAKRVEMHLTNSGNGNYSPWGIMDWIFGSSIGDSVADDSLEDTEELDVDELAEKLMERSRKRRRGLKRQSRKRTDS
- a CDS encoding 60S ribosomal protein eL6 (EggNog:ENOG410PJFV~COG:J~BUSCO:14576at33183) is translated as MSATLDSKSVGQTKKFGKGERVIPHPSQKAQKWYPADDEPQPKKARKTAHPTKLRPSLQPGTILILLAGRFRGKRVILLKHLGQGVLLVTGPFKLNGVPLRRVNARYVIATSSTVDLNGVDQKTLEKVSQPEYFTREKAEQKKGEEAFFKQGEKPEKKKVASARAADQKAIDQALLATIKKEPFLGSYLASTFSLRTGDKPHEMKW